In Vanessa atalanta chromosome 29, ilVanAtal1.2, whole genome shotgun sequence, a genomic segment contains:
- the LOC125075054 gene encoding mitogen-activated protein kinase-binding protein 1 isoform X1, whose amino-acid sequence MEAGFIPVGAAGVGGNVPPPAVVAPAVNVIRAPGLKRGKMEEAISDRIKLETVFGLTVSSNAALDCDPNTEVVAYPAGCTVVLYNVRKNRQSHVLNASRKSVTCVAFSPDGRYLATGECGHAPAVRVWDLQDPTASGAVQIAEFPGHTHGVNCVAFSTSSKYLVSVGSQHDMIVNVWDWRANLKLASNKVSSRVKAVSFSESGNYFVTVGFRHVKFWYLEYSRNAKIKEPVPLMGRSAILGEQKDNEFCDVVCGRGEAAESTYAITRGGLLCEFNSRRLLDKWVELRTTSANCMAIGSEYIFVGCAEGIVRCFAPASLRYVTTLPRTHYLGVDVSQGQNISHMFSQPNSARYPDAIALTYDERNHKLTCVYNDHSLYVWDVRDIKRVGKSHSALYHSACIWGLDMVPGGPMGAGSFLSCSSDDTVRLWTLQGNSSTASNIYSNELTKVLYIDPELKFLKDVDLTATSDKDKSKTYDDKTGVRCVRVSPCGRHVAAGDRAGNVWVFESSGAALHTLEAHDAEVLCVEYSQQPRLLASASRDRLVHVFLVDRGYQILQTLDEHSSSITAVRFLSSGSGLQMVSCGADKTILFRQLRTMSDGSYQFARGQNVSGRSTLYDMEVDAGGRHVLTACQDRNVRVYSAAHGRHTKTFRGTTAEDGTLIKVSLDSSGIYLATSSTDKILSVYDYYSGECMATMYGHSEIVTGLRFTPDCQHLVSASGDGCVFVWRVPHDMVVTMRARLAQQAIRRGRKVDPANGMSGLESETDSHLGSPPREVVAEDKFTTPVVPDYTLRIGKLPSWAKKSLGDELCGDSAPRPPAAPARGKWAARVLPADKRIDSDGSKDSSIDSGTDTRYNDKRREAGGKQRPKSLNLSQLPRVEALFRNFDATMKATYDILTISPRVEKVTLNLTKNRTADARTRHHTDDSSLGSFKFEDQESTEHDGDIEDISDGERTSSSERGNRPTYYPGNNDDDTPSEFLVNAMDAGELRQSLRRARRAAPCASLSGSPHDSDDEVSTPSGDNADRNPLSGSCESLERAGRQSYIRSAFDSLSGNPDQDTPQSGTMSLSAQHLSRAPAPRDADAARRRDELQRRIRETRRQLESVAFRSNLKSSQSTTDLSYIPEKDGSRRNRPVSMAVPSNSRPYARNHLSPSEPEETGMRRAISLSDLAAKPVPAPRTPQAASKPTQQTNANTNKSPSGFVRPAPRYGNKSNMTRSSSVGVLNNQSDSESDPQPPRQQTNRTQGLMRPTISSANKAAANTARRRGLANNYGAEAVSARSESSSEAEDTQRPRAASVDRAPRRIGEFGRSGSERDISAKAREVTARLTANTRPRPKDSPGDPNSVSSSQLCSALTEQLTRTASKVVQLYRSLQREPDCAADISGLEAAILETQKVLRSAVTVQNGSEGDCALAVDSARQRLDHLVAKESTAAGNPAMSLIEQYSDILLNMMQSKMVNQFSQSPQSLPPTPRDQDS is encoded by the exons ATTAAATTGGAAACAGTGTTCGGTTTGACTGTCAGCAGTAACGCGGCGCTCGACTGTGATCCGAACACGGAAGTCGTTGCCTATCCCGCAGG atGTACGGTGGTCCTTTACAATGTACGAAAGAACCGTCAGTCGCACGTGTTGAACGCGTCCCGGAAGAGTGTCACGTGCGTCGCGTTCTCGCCCGACGGTCGGTATCTGGCGACGGGCGAGTGTGGACACGCGCCCGCCGTGCGCGTTTGGGATTTAcag GATCCTACTGCATCAGGTGCAGTTCAGATCGCAGAGTTCCCGGGGCACACGCATGGCGTCAACTGTGTG GCATTCTCAACTTCATCCAAGTATTTAGTGTCGGTGGGATCTCAGCATGATATGATCGTCAACGTTTGGGACTGGCGTGCCAATCTGAAGCTTGCCAGTAATAAG GTGTCATCCCGAGTCAAAGCTGTCAGCTTCTCAGAGAGTGGCAACTACTTCGTGACGGTTGGATTCAGACATGTCAAATTCTGGTATCTGGAGTACTCGAGGAATGCTAag ATCAAAGAACCCGTGCCGCTCATGGGCAGGTCGGCGATCCTCGGCGAGCAGAAGGACAACGAGTTCTGCGACGTGGTGTGCGGGCGCGGCGAGGCGGCGGAGAGCACGTACGCCATCACGCGCGGCGGCCTGCTCTGCGAGTTCAACAGCCGCCGCCTGCTCGACAAGTGGGTGGAGCTGCGG ACGACTTCAGCTAACTGTATGGCGATCGGGAGCGAATATATTTTCGTGGGTTGTGCGGAAGGTATCGTGCGCTGCTTCGCTCCTGCCTCACTCCGATACGTCACCACGCTGCCTCGAACCCACTACCTAGGCGTTGATGTGTCACAGGGGCAAAATATTAG TCACATGTTCAGTCAGCCGAACAGTGCTAGGTATCCCGATGCCATAGCTTTGACTTACGACGAGAGGAACCATAAGCTCACATGCGTGTACAACGATCACAGCTTGTACGTGTGGGACGTTAGAGATATCAAGCGG GTCGGCAAGTCCCACTCGGCGTTGTATCACTCAGCCTGCATCTGGGGCCTGGATATGGTGCCGGGCGGGCCCATGGGAGCCGGTAGCTTCCTGTCGTGCTCCAGCGACGACACCGTGCGACTGTGGACGCTGCAGGGGAACTCCTCTACCGCCAGCAACATATACAGCAAC GAACTCACCAAAGTGTTATATATCGACCCCGAGCTCAAGTTTCTGAAGGACGTTGACTTGACGGCGACCAGCGATAAGGATAAATCTAAAACTTACGATGACAAGACGGGTGTCAG ATGCGTACGCGTGTCTCCGTGCGGGCGGCACGTGGCGGCGGGCGACCGCGCCGGCAACGTGTGGGTGTTCGAGAGCAGCGGCGCGGCGCTGCACACGCTGGAGGCGCACGACGCGGAAGTGCTGTGCGTGGAGTACTCGCAGCAGCCCCGCCTGCTGGCCTCCGCCTCGCGGGACCGCCTCGTGCACGTCTTCCTCGTCGACAGG GGATACCAAATTCTTCAAACCCTGGACGAGCACTCGTCGTCGATAACGGCGGTACGATTCCTGAGTTCGGGAAGCGGTTTACAGATGGTGTCGTGTGGAGCTGATAAAACTATACTTTTTAGACAATTGAGAACT ATGTCGGACGGCAGCTACCAGTTCGCGCGCGGACAGAACGTGTCGGGCCGCAGCACGCTGTACGACATGGAGGTGGACGCGGGGGGGCGCCACGTGCTCACGGCGTGCCAG GATCGTAACGTACGTGTGTACAGCGCGGCGCACGGACGGCACACTAAAACGTTCCGTGGTACCACCGCTGAAGATGGTACCCTAATCAAG GTTTCACTGGATAGCAGTGGGATATACCTCGCCACATCGAGTACGGACAAGATACTGAGCGTGTACGACTACTACTCGGGCGAGTGTATGGCTACCATGTACGGACACTCGGAAATCGTGACCGGATTACG GTTTACGCCAGACTGTCAGCACCTGGTGTCGGCGTCGGGCGACGGCTGCGTGTTCGTGTGGCGCGTGCCGCACGACATGGTGGTCACCATGCGAGCGCGCCTCGCGCAGCAGGCCATCCGTCGTGGGCG GAAAGTGGATCCAGCCAACGGCATGTCCGGCCTCGAGAGCGAGACGGACTCCCACCTTGGCTCACCGCCACGTGAGGTCGTAGCCGAAGATAAGTTTACGACGCCTGTCGTACCCGATTATAC GCTGCGCATCGGCAAGCTGCCGTCGTGGGCCAAGAAGAGCCTGGGCGACGAGCTGTGCGGCGAcagcgcgccgcgcccgcccgccgcgcccgcgcggGGCAAGTGGGCCGCGCGCGTGCTGCCCGCCG aTAAACGCATCGATTCCGACGGCTCCAAGGACTCCTCGATAGACAGCGGCACCGACACGAGGTACAACGACAAACGACGAGAGGCGGGCGGCAAGCAG AGGCCGAAATCGCTCAACTTATCTCAACTGCCGCGCGTCGAAGCACTCTTCAGAAATTTTGACGCTACAATGAAAGCTACCTACGATATATTGACTATATCGCCGAGGGTCGAAAAG gtaacattaaatttaacgaaaaatCGTACCGCCGACGCACGGACACGTCACCACACGGACGACTCGTCACTCGGCAGTTTTAAGTTTGAG GATCAAGAGTCAACGGAGCACGACGGTGACATCGAGGACATATCAGACGGCGAGAGGACGTCGTCTTCGGAGAGAGGGAATAGGCCGACGTACTACCCAGggaataatgatgatgatacaCCGAG CGAGTTCCTGGTGAACGCGATGGACGCGGGCGAGCTGCGGCAGTCGctgcgccgcgcgcgccgcgccgcgccctGCGCCTCGCTCAGCGGCAGCCCGCACGACTCCGACGACGAG GTTTCGACACCGTCCGGTGATAACGCGGATCGGAACCCGCTGTCCGGGTCGTGCGAGTCGCTCGAGCGAGCCGGCCGACAGAGCTACATCCGATCCGCCTTCGACAGCCTCAGCGGGAACCCCGATCAGGACACCCCGCAATCGG GCACGATGTCGCTGTCGGCGCAGCACCTGTCGCGCGCGCCGGCGCCGCGGGACGCCGACGCGGCGCGGCGCCGCGACGAGCTGCAGCGCCGCATCCGCGAGACGCGCCGCCAGCTCGAGAGC GTGGCGTTCCGGTCGAATTTAAAATCGAGTCAGTCGACGACCGATTTGTCCTACATACCGGAGAAGGATGGCTCCCGACGAAATAGACCTGTGTCTATGGCCGTGCCGAGCAATTCTCGACCTTATG CGCGTAACCATCTCTCACCTTCCGAGCCCGAAGAGACGGGAATGAGACGTGCGATATCGCTGTCGGACCTCGCAGCCAAACCCGTTCCAGCGCCTAGAACACCACAAG CCGCATCAAAACCGACGCAGCAAACGAATGCGAACACGAACAAGTCGCCGAGCGGGTTCGTCCGGCCGGCGCCGCGGTACGGCAACAAGTCCAACATGACGAGGAGCTCGAGCGTCGGCGTTTTGAATAATCAG AGCGACTCCGAGTCAGATCCTCAGCCCCCCCGCCAGCAAACCAACCGCACTCAAGGACTGATGCGACCGACCATATCGTCAGCGAACAAGGCAGCCGCCAACACAGCGAGACGCCGAGGCCTCGCGAACAATTATGGCGCAG AGGCTGTTTCAGCTCGCTCCGAGTCCAGCTCCGAGGCCGAGGACACGCAGCGCCCGCGGGCCGCCTCCGTGGaccgcgcgccgcgccgcatCGGTGAGTTCG GTCGCAGCGGCAGCGAGCGCGACATATCGGCGAAGGCGCGCGAGGTGACGGCCAGACTCACCGCCAACACGAGGCCGCGCCCGAAGGACTCGCCGGGGGATCCCAACT CAGTATCGTCGTCCCAGCTGTGCTCGGCGCTGACGGAACAGCTGACGAGGACGGCCAGTAAAGTGGTACAGCTGTACAGATCGCTGCAGCGCGAGCCGGACTGCGCCGCTGACATAAGCG
- the LOC125075054 gene encoding mitogen-activated protein kinase-binding protein 1 isoform X8, translated as MEAGFIPVGAAGVGGNVPPPAVVAPAVNVIRAPGLKRGKMEEAISDRIKLETVFGLTVSSNAALDCDPNTEVVAYPAGCTVVLYNVRKNRQSHVLNASRKSVTCVAFSPDGRYLATGECGHAPAVRVWDLQDPTASGAVQIAEFPGHTHGVNCVAFSTSSKYLVSVGSQHDMIVNVWDWRANLKLASNKVSSRVKAVSFSESGNYFVTVGFRHVKFWYLEYSRNAKIKEPVPLMGRSAILGEQKDNEFCDVVCGRGEAAESTYAITRGGLLCEFNSRRLLDKWVELRTTSANCMAIGSEYIFVGCAEGIVRCFAPASLRYVTTLPRTHYLGVDVSQGQNISHMFSQPNSARYPDAIALTYDERNHKLTCVYNDHSLYVWDVRDIKRVGKSHSALYHSACIWGLDMVPGGPMGAGSFLSCSSDDTVRLWTLQGNSSTASNIYSNELTKVLYIDPELKFLKDVDLTATSDKDKSKTYDDKTGVRCVRVSPCGRHVAAGDRAGNVWVFESSGAALHTLEAHDAEVLCVEYSQQPRLLASASRDRLVHVFLVDRGYQILQTLDEHSSSITAVRFLSSGSGLQMVSCGADKTILFRQLRTMSDGSYQFARGQNVSGRSTLYDMEVDAGGRHVLTACQDRNVRVYSAAHGRHTKTFRGTTAEDGTLIKVSLDSSGIYLATSSTDKILSVYDYYSGECMATMYGHSEIVTGLRFTPDCQHLVSASGDGCVFVWRVPHDMVVTMRARLAQQAIRRGRKVDPANGMSGLESETDSHLGSPPREVVAEDKFTTPVVPDYTLRIGKLPSWAKKSLGDELCGDSAPRPPAAPARGKWAARVLPADKRIDSDGSKDSSIDSGTDTRYNDKRREAGGKQRPKSLNLSQLPRVEALFRNFDATMKATYDILTISPRVEKVTLNLTKNRTADARTRHHTDDSSLGSFKFEDQESTEHDGDIEDISDGERTSSSERGNRPTYYPGNNDDDTPSEFLVNAMDAGELRQSLRRARRAAPCASLSGSPHDSDDEVSTPSGDNADRNPLSGSCESLERAGRQSYIRSAFDSLSGNPDQDTPQSGTMSLSAQHLSRAPAPRDADAARRRDELQRRIRETRRQLESVAFRSNLKSSQSTTDLSYIPEKDGSRRNRPVSMAVPSNSRPYAASKPTQQTNANTNKSPSGFVRPAPRYGNKSNMTRSSSVGVLNNQSDSESDPQPPRQQTNRTQGLMRPTISSANKAAANTARRRGLANNYGAEAVSARSESSSEAEDTQRPRAASVDRAPRRIGEFGRSGSERDISAKAREVTARLTANTRPRPKDSPGDPNSVSSSQLCSALTEQLTRTASKVVQLYRSLQREPDCAADISGLEAAILETQKVLRSAVTVQNGSEGDCALAVDSARQRLDHLVAKESTAAGNPAMSLIEQYSDILLNMMQSKMVNQFSQSPQSLPPTPRDQDS; from the exons ATTAAATTGGAAACAGTGTTCGGTTTGACTGTCAGCAGTAACGCGGCGCTCGACTGTGATCCGAACACGGAAGTCGTTGCCTATCCCGCAGG atGTACGGTGGTCCTTTACAATGTACGAAAGAACCGTCAGTCGCACGTGTTGAACGCGTCCCGGAAGAGTGTCACGTGCGTCGCGTTCTCGCCCGACGGTCGGTATCTGGCGACGGGCGAGTGTGGACACGCGCCCGCCGTGCGCGTTTGGGATTTAcag GATCCTACTGCATCAGGTGCAGTTCAGATCGCAGAGTTCCCGGGGCACACGCATGGCGTCAACTGTGTG GCATTCTCAACTTCATCCAAGTATTTAGTGTCGGTGGGATCTCAGCATGATATGATCGTCAACGTTTGGGACTGGCGTGCCAATCTGAAGCTTGCCAGTAATAAG GTGTCATCCCGAGTCAAAGCTGTCAGCTTCTCAGAGAGTGGCAACTACTTCGTGACGGTTGGATTCAGACATGTCAAATTCTGGTATCTGGAGTACTCGAGGAATGCTAag ATCAAAGAACCCGTGCCGCTCATGGGCAGGTCGGCGATCCTCGGCGAGCAGAAGGACAACGAGTTCTGCGACGTGGTGTGCGGGCGCGGCGAGGCGGCGGAGAGCACGTACGCCATCACGCGCGGCGGCCTGCTCTGCGAGTTCAACAGCCGCCGCCTGCTCGACAAGTGGGTGGAGCTGCGG ACGACTTCAGCTAACTGTATGGCGATCGGGAGCGAATATATTTTCGTGGGTTGTGCGGAAGGTATCGTGCGCTGCTTCGCTCCTGCCTCACTCCGATACGTCACCACGCTGCCTCGAACCCACTACCTAGGCGTTGATGTGTCACAGGGGCAAAATATTAG TCACATGTTCAGTCAGCCGAACAGTGCTAGGTATCCCGATGCCATAGCTTTGACTTACGACGAGAGGAACCATAAGCTCACATGCGTGTACAACGATCACAGCTTGTACGTGTGGGACGTTAGAGATATCAAGCGG GTCGGCAAGTCCCACTCGGCGTTGTATCACTCAGCCTGCATCTGGGGCCTGGATATGGTGCCGGGCGGGCCCATGGGAGCCGGTAGCTTCCTGTCGTGCTCCAGCGACGACACCGTGCGACTGTGGACGCTGCAGGGGAACTCCTCTACCGCCAGCAACATATACAGCAAC GAACTCACCAAAGTGTTATATATCGACCCCGAGCTCAAGTTTCTGAAGGACGTTGACTTGACGGCGACCAGCGATAAGGATAAATCTAAAACTTACGATGACAAGACGGGTGTCAG ATGCGTACGCGTGTCTCCGTGCGGGCGGCACGTGGCGGCGGGCGACCGCGCCGGCAACGTGTGGGTGTTCGAGAGCAGCGGCGCGGCGCTGCACACGCTGGAGGCGCACGACGCGGAAGTGCTGTGCGTGGAGTACTCGCAGCAGCCCCGCCTGCTGGCCTCCGCCTCGCGGGACCGCCTCGTGCACGTCTTCCTCGTCGACAGG GGATACCAAATTCTTCAAACCCTGGACGAGCACTCGTCGTCGATAACGGCGGTACGATTCCTGAGTTCGGGAAGCGGTTTACAGATGGTGTCGTGTGGAGCTGATAAAACTATACTTTTTAGACAATTGAGAACT ATGTCGGACGGCAGCTACCAGTTCGCGCGCGGACAGAACGTGTCGGGCCGCAGCACGCTGTACGACATGGAGGTGGACGCGGGGGGGCGCCACGTGCTCACGGCGTGCCAG GATCGTAACGTACGTGTGTACAGCGCGGCGCACGGACGGCACACTAAAACGTTCCGTGGTACCACCGCTGAAGATGGTACCCTAATCAAG GTTTCACTGGATAGCAGTGGGATATACCTCGCCACATCGAGTACGGACAAGATACTGAGCGTGTACGACTACTACTCGGGCGAGTGTATGGCTACCATGTACGGACACTCGGAAATCGTGACCGGATTACG GTTTACGCCAGACTGTCAGCACCTGGTGTCGGCGTCGGGCGACGGCTGCGTGTTCGTGTGGCGCGTGCCGCACGACATGGTGGTCACCATGCGAGCGCGCCTCGCGCAGCAGGCCATCCGTCGTGGGCG GAAAGTGGATCCAGCCAACGGCATGTCCGGCCTCGAGAGCGAGACGGACTCCCACCTTGGCTCACCGCCACGTGAGGTCGTAGCCGAAGATAAGTTTACGACGCCTGTCGTACCCGATTATAC GCTGCGCATCGGCAAGCTGCCGTCGTGGGCCAAGAAGAGCCTGGGCGACGAGCTGTGCGGCGAcagcgcgccgcgcccgcccgccgcgcccgcgcggGGCAAGTGGGCCGCGCGCGTGCTGCCCGCCG aTAAACGCATCGATTCCGACGGCTCCAAGGACTCCTCGATAGACAGCGGCACCGACACGAGGTACAACGACAAACGACGAGAGGCGGGCGGCAAGCAG AGGCCGAAATCGCTCAACTTATCTCAACTGCCGCGCGTCGAAGCACTCTTCAGAAATTTTGACGCTACAATGAAAGCTACCTACGATATATTGACTATATCGCCGAGGGTCGAAAAG gtaacattaaatttaacgaaaaatCGTACCGCCGACGCACGGACACGTCACCACACGGACGACTCGTCACTCGGCAGTTTTAAGTTTGAG GATCAAGAGTCAACGGAGCACGACGGTGACATCGAGGACATATCAGACGGCGAGAGGACGTCGTCTTCGGAGAGAGGGAATAGGCCGACGTACTACCCAGggaataatgatgatgatacaCCGAG CGAGTTCCTGGTGAACGCGATGGACGCGGGCGAGCTGCGGCAGTCGctgcgccgcgcgcgccgcgccgcgccctGCGCCTCGCTCAGCGGCAGCCCGCACGACTCCGACGACGAG GTTTCGACACCGTCCGGTGATAACGCGGATCGGAACCCGCTGTCCGGGTCGTGCGAGTCGCTCGAGCGAGCCGGCCGACAGAGCTACATCCGATCCGCCTTCGACAGCCTCAGCGGGAACCCCGATCAGGACACCCCGCAATCGG GCACGATGTCGCTGTCGGCGCAGCACCTGTCGCGCGCGCCGGCGCCGCGGGACGCCGACGCGGCGCGGCGCCGCGACGAGCTGCAGCGCCGCATCCGCGAGACGCGCCGCCAGCTCGAGAGC GTGGCGTTCCGGTCGAATTTAAAATCGAGTCAGTCGACGACCGATTTGTCCTACATACCGGAGAAGGATGGCTCCCGACGAAATAGACCTGTGTCTATGGCCGTGCCGAGCAATTCTCGACCTTATG CCGCATCAAAACCGACGCAGCAAACGAATGCGAACACGAACAAGTCGCCGAGCGGGTTCGTCCGGCCGGCGCCGCGGTACGGCAACAAGTCCAACATGACGAGGAGCTCGAGCGTCGGCGTTTTGAATAATCAG AGCGACTCCGAGTCAGATCCTCAGCCCCCCCGCCAGCAAACCAACCGCACTCAAGGACTGATGCGACCGACCATATCGTCAGCGAACAAGGCAGCCGCCAACACAGCGAGACGCCGAGGCCTCGCGAACAATTATGGCGCAG AGGCTGTTTCAGCTCGCTCCGAGTCCAGCTCCGAGGCCGAGGACACGCAGCGCCCGCGGGCCGCCTCCGTGGaccgcgcgccgcgccgcatCGGTGAGTTCG GTCGCAGCGGCAGCGAGCGCGACATATCGGCGAAGGCGCGCGAGGTGACGGCCAGACTCACCGCCAACACGAGGCCGCGCCCGAAGGACTCGCCGGGGGATCCCAACT CAGTATCGTCGTCCCAGCTGTGCTCGGCGCTGACGGAACAGCTGACGAGGACGGCCAGTAAAGTGGTACAGCTGTACAGATCGCTGCAGCGCGAGCCGGACTGCGCCGCTGACATAAGCG